Proteins encoded together in one Pseudomonadota bacterium window:
- a CDS encoding helix-turn-helix domain-containing protein yields MTDFGTVLAQQRRRKGWSQQQLADRAELSQRHISFLETGRSTPGKQALSQLILALTTDGYEADQLLAAAGMRSERQDIGWDDTAMAPVRWSVHRQLDHALPWPCYALAPDGGLLATNAAIDTLLHMADPKRDLWAVTGPDGPNIFDLTLHAEGIGRFLVNADEVVPALIQRLRRAALNHEGARATLERILRYPLARKIGLYSEGQQASPLVSESYRLGGHVLSFTAMSTHFGSNESEAMAGIGLETLVPADAETEGFLKALRLHG; encoded by the coding sequence ATGACCGATTTCGGAACCGTCCTCGCGCAACAGCGCCGCCGCAAAGGCTGGTCGCAGCAACAACTCGCCGACCGCGCCGAACTGTCGCAGCGGCATATCAGCTTCCTCGAGACCGGGCGGTCGACTCCTGGCAAACAGGCACTCAGCCAGCTTATCCTCGCGCTCACCACCGATGGCTATGAGGCGGATCAATTGCTCGCTGCAGCCGGCATGCGCAGCGAACGGCAGGATATTGGCTGGGATGACACAGCCATGGCACCGGTGCGCTGGAGCGTCCATCGCCAGCTTGACCATGCCCTGCCCTGGCCCTGCTATGCGCTGGCCCCGGATGGCGGGCTGCTCGCGACCAATGCCGCCATCGACACCTTGCTGCATATGGCTGATCCCAAGCGCGACCTCTGGGCCGTCACCGGACCCGATGGCCCGAATATCTTCGATCTGACGCTGCATGCAGAAGGCATTGGCCGGTTTCTCGTCAATGCGGATGAGGTCGTCCCGGCCCTGATCCAGCGCCTGCGCCGCGCCGCACTGAACCATGAGGGTGCGCGCGCCACATTGGAACGTATTTTGCGCTACCCATTGGCACGCAAAATCGGCCTGTACAGCGAAGGGCAGCAAGCATCGCCACTGGTCTCCGAAAGTTATCGCCTCGGTGGCCATGTACTGAGCTTTACAGCGATGTCGACCCATTTCGGCAGCAACGAAAGCGAGGCGATGGCAGGCATTGGTCTGGAAACACTGGTCCCGGCAGATGCAGAAACCGAGGGATTTCTCAAAGCCTTACGGCTTCACGGCTGA
- a CDS encoding S9 family peptidase — translation MMRIWWWPLAAALAMVPPMATAQEKQPLTLEAVYGSPSLSGSTPRALKLSPDGRYATLLKPRADDRQRYDLWAIDTITGEERMLVDSEALGGREISEEEKMRRERMRLAGTRGIVSYDWGPDGKALLVPVDGDLWIAPLDGAPRRLTDTEATELDAQLSETGRYVSFVRGGELYVTETATGEERQLTQGASDTISWGSAEFVAQEELDRSRGHWWSPDDSLLAVARVDESGVGVVQRLAIGAEGSALIAQRYPRAGTDNAVVELFVMRPDGSDRIKMDLGDDPDFYLARVNWSADGKTLWVQRLSRDQKRLDLLAFDPATGSASPVLAETADTFVNLPSSGFGQGGEQGLIPLKDGGFLWLSERDGYMHLYRWRDGGLNQITSGEWVVSSVAGVDEPGNVAYIVGNRETPLERHVYAVPLDGSAEPKRLTERGYWHGGTSDGKGTRLLLQRHSPMQPPQVYLADTAGKRLRWMEENRIGPSHPFAPYKHLLRAPEYGTINAADGQVMHWEVLKPEGEGPFPVIFNVYGGPHAQRVARGWVSPSDLWWVEQGYAIFRLDNRGSGNRGRAFEEPIHLALGGVEVEDQLAGLAWLKQQPWVAKDRIVANGWSYGGYMVLKLLQAAPGAFAGGISGAPVTQWDLYDTAYTERYLGDPRVDPDVYKRADVLGRVDAIKDPLLVVHGMSDDNVIFDNSVRLFAELQQARVPFETAVYPGQAHGFQSTDILVHRALTLERFLDKVAPTGDAKSLP, via the coding sequence ATGATGAGGATATGGTGGTGGCCGTTGGCGGCGGCGCTGGCTATGGTGCCGCCCATGGCGACGGCGCAGGAGAAGCAACCGCTCACGCTTGAGGCGGTCTATGGCAGCCCCAGCCTGTCCGGTTCAACACCACGTGCGCTCAAACTCTCGCCCGATGGTCGTTATGCGACGCTGCTGAAACCGCGCGCGGATGACCGTCAACGGTATGACCTGTGGGCGATCGATACCATCACCGGCGAGGAACGGATGCTGGTCGACAGCGAGGCGCTTGGCGGGCGGGAGATTTCCGAAGAGGAAAAGATGCGCCGCGAGCGGATGCGACTGGCTGGCACACGCGGCATTGTCAGCTATGACTGGGGGCCGGATGGCAAGGCACTGCTGGTGCCGGTGGATGGCGATTTGTGGATCGCGCCGCTGGACGGAGCACCCCGGCGGCTGACCGACACCGAAGCCACCGAGCTCGATGCGCAACTGTCCGAGACGGGACGCTATGTCAGCTTTGTCCGTGGCGGCGAGCTTTATGTTACCGAGACCGCAACTGGCGAGGAGCGGCAACTGACTCAGGGTGCGAGCGACACGATTAGCTGGGGCTCGGCCGAATTTGTGGCGCAGGAGGAGCTGGATCGGTCACGCGGCCATTGGTGGAGCCCCGATGATAGCCTGCTCGCGGTGGCCCGCGTAGATGAAAGTGGCGTCGGTGTGGTGCAGCGGCTCGCCATTGGCGCCGAGGGCAGTGCGCTGATCGCCCAGCGCTATCCGCGCGCCGGTACCGATAATGCGGTGGTCGAACTGTTCGTGATGCGTCCCGATGGCAGCGACCGGATCAAGATGGATCTCGGTGATGACCCGGATTTCTATCTCGCCCGGGTCAACTGGTCGGCGGATGGCAAGACGCTTTGGGTACAGCGCCTCAGCCGGGATCAGAAGCGGCTCGACCTGCTGGCTTTTGATCCAGCGACCGGAAGTGCCAGCCCGGTATTGGCGGAAACGGCGGACACCTTCGTCAATCTGCCTTCAAGCGGCTTTGGGCAGGGCGGCGAACAGGGCCTTATCCCGTTGAAGGATGGCGGCTTTCTGTGGCTGTCCGAGCGTGATGGCTATATGCACCTCTATCGCTGGCGCGATGGCGGCCTCAACCAGATCACCAGCGGCGAATGGGTGGTCAGCAGTGTCGCGGGTGTCGATGAGCCCGGTAATGTCGCCTATATTGTCGGCAATCGCGAGACGCCGCTGGAACGGCATGTCTATGCCGTTCCGCTGGACGGCAGCGCCGAGCCGAAGCGGCTGACCGAGCGCGGTTACTGGCATGGCGGAACCAGCGATGGCAAGGGCACCCGCCTGCTGCTGCAGCGCCATAGCCCGATGCAGCCGCCGCAAGTCTATCTCGCCGATACGGCCGGCAAACGTCTGCGCTGGATGGAAGAGAATCGCATCGGTCCGAGTCATCCCTTCGCGCCATACAAGCATCTGCTACGCGCGCCGGAATATGGCACCATCAACGCCGCTGACGGCCAGGTGATGCACTGGGAAGTGCTCAAGCCTGAGGGTGAAGGGCCGTTCCCGGTTATCTTCAATGTCTATGGCGGGCCGCATGCCCAGCGCGTCGCCCGCGGCTGGGTTAGCCCGTCCGATCTTTGGTGGGTCGAGCAGGGCTATGCCATTTTCCGGCTCGACAATCGCGGCTCGGGCAATCGCGGCCGTGCTTTTGAGGAGCCGATTCATCTCGCTTTGGGCGGGGTTGAAGTGGAGGATCAGCTCGCCGGCCTCGCCTGGCTGAAACAGCAGCCCTGGGTCGCAAAAGACAGGATCGTCGCCAATGGCTGGTCCTATGGCGGCTATATGGTGCTCAAACTGCTACAGGCAGCGCCCGGCGCCTTTGCCGGCGGTATATCGGGGGCACCTGTGACGCAATGGGATCTGTATGATACCGCCTATACCGAGCGTTATCTCGGCGATCCGCGGGTTGATCCAGATGTCTATAAACGCGCCGATGTGCTGGGCCGTGTCGATGCGATCAAAGACCCGCTGCTGGTGGTGCATGGCATGAGCGATGACAATGTGATCTTCGATAATAGCGTGCGTTTGTTCGCCGAGTTGCAACAGGCGCGGGTGCCATTCGAAACCGCTGTCTATCCCGGCCAGGCGCATGGCTTTCAGAGCACTGACATATTGGTCCATCGCGCGCTGACGCTGGAGCGTTTCCTGGATAAGGTTGCACCAACAGGGGATGCGAAGTCGCTACCCTGA
- a CDS encoding CDC48 family AAA ATPase has product MSDSPEAATKSAETEIKLQVANARPEDSGRGLARISQQNMARLGIVEGDVITIRGKRETASRAVLPYAEDEGLELIRLDGFQRANAGVGSSDYVHLAKAESAPAKRVVLAPAQKDLRLQGSAAALKRSFAGRPVVAGDVVATSGQQQVSRKDMPPQLRQMLNTPAFALTQVRLVVVSTSPKGIVHIDADTEVELRAEYQEPTEARRADVTYDDIGGMGETIDQLGEMVELPLRYPELFTRLGVDPPRGVLLHGPPGTGKTRLARAVANESDAEFFLINGPEIMGSAYGESEKKLRELFEAATKAAPSILFIDEIDSIAPKRERVQGEAEKRLVAQLLTLMDGLEARTNLVVIAATNRPDAIDEALRRPGRFDREIIVGVPDEAGRREIFAIHTRGMPLYEDVDLQELARTTFGFVGADIAALTREAAIEAVRRIMPQIDLEEQTIPQEVLDNLCVNRTDFMEAIKRVQPSAMREVMVQAPDIGWGDIGGLDEAQAKLKEGIELPLKNPMAFHRLGIRPAKGFLLYGPPGTGKTLLAKAAAKESGANFIATKSSDLLSKWYGESEQQIARLFARARQVAPTVIFIDEIDSLVPVRGRGMGEPQVTERVVNTILAEMDGLEELQGVVLIGATNRPNLVDPALLRPGRFDELVYVSVPDMQGRRRILAIHTSRMPLHEDVDLSRIAEEAGNFTGADLEDLVRRAGLFALRENGLDQDPEGLKVTMKHFTQALKASRSSVTPEMIEEYSKIEATLKQRAMEVDPIGFVTPGMLTPTKQRKHG; this is encoded by the coding sequence ATGAGTGACAGCCCCGAAGCAGCCACCAAATCCGCCGAAACGGAGATAAAACTCCAGGTCGCCAATGCCCGCCCCGAAGACAGTGGTCGTGGCCTTGCCCGAATCAGCCAGCAGAATATGGCACGTCTGGGCATTGTCGAGGGCGATGTCATCACCATTCGCGGCAAGCGCGAGACCGCGTCGCGCGCGGTGCTGCCCTATGCCGAGGATGAGGGCCTTGAACTTATCCGTCTCGACGGCTTTCAGCGCGCCAATGCGGGTGTTGGTTCAAGCGACTATGTCCATCTCGCCAAGGCCGAGTCGGCACCGGCCAAGCGCGTGGTGCTGGCCCCCGCACAGAAGGATTTGCGGTTGCAGGGTTCGGCAGCCGCGCTCAAGCGCAGCTTTGCCGGTCGCCCTGTGGTTGCCGGTGATGTCGTCGCCACCAGCGGCCAGCAGCAGGTCAGCCGCAAGGACATGCCGCCACAGCTGCGCCAGATGCTCAACACGCCGGCCTTTGCGCTCACCCAGGTTCGGCTGGTGGTGGTCAGCACCAGCCCGAAAGGCATTGTCCATATCGATGCCGATACCGAGGTAGAGCTGCGCGCGGAGTATCAGGAACCCACAGAGGCACGGCGTGCCGATGTGACCTATGACGATATTGGCGGCATGGGCGAGACCATCGACCAGCTGGGCGAGATGGTTGAGTTGCCGTTGCGCTATCCCGAATTGTTTACCCGTCTCGGTGTCGATCCGCCGCGCGGGGTGTTGCTGCACGGCCCGCCGGGCACTGGCAAAACGCGGCTGGCGCGCGCTGTCGCCAATGAGAGCGATGCCGAGTTTTTCCTGATCAACGGGCCCGAGATCATGGGCTCTGCCTATGGTGAATCGGAGAAAAAGCTGCGCGAGCTGTTCGAGGCGGCGACCAAGGCGGCGCCGTCTATCCTGTTTATCGATGAGATCGATTCGATTGCGCCCAAGCGTGAGCGGGTACAGGGCGAGGCGGAAAAGCGGCTGGTCGCGCAGTTGCTGACACTCATGGACGGACTGGAGGCGCGCACCAATTTGGTGGTCATCGCCGCGACCAACCGTCCCGATGCGATTGACGAGGCGCTGCGCCGTCCGGGCCGGTTCGACCGCGAGATTATTGTCGGGGTGCCCGATGAGGCCGGTCGCCGCGAGATTTTCGCCATCCATACCCGTGGCATGCCGCTCTATGAGGATGTTGATCTTCAGGAACTGGCGCGCACCACATTTGGCTTTGTCGGTGCCGATATTGCGGCGCTGACGCGTGAAGCGGCTATCGAGGCGGTGCGTCGCATCATGCCGCAAATCGATCTGGAAGAGCAGACCATTCCGCAGGAGGTGCTCGACAATCTGTGTGTCAATCGCACCGATTTCATGGAAGCGATCAAGCGGGTTCAGCCCTCGGCGATGCGCGAGGTCATGGTGCAGGCCCCCGATATCGGCTGGGGCGATATTGGTGGACTCGACGAGGCACAGGCCAAACTGAAAGAGGGCATTGAGCTGCCGCTGAAAAATCCGATGGCGTTTCACCGGCTCGGAATTCGTCCGGCCAAGGGCTTTCTGCTCTATGGTCCGCCAGGAACCGGCAAGACGCTGCTGGCCAAGGCAGCGGCGAAGGAATCGGGCGCCAATTTCATCGCCACCAAATCGAGCGACTTGCTGTCCAAATGGTATGGCGAGAGCGAGCAGCAGATTGCCCGCCTGTTCGCCCGCGCGCGGCAGGTGGCGCCGACGGTGATCTTTATCGACGAGATTGACAGTCTGGTGCCGGTGCGCGGTCGCGGTATGGGCGAACCGCAGGTGACCGAGCGGGTGGTCAACACCATATTGGCCGAGATGGACGGGCTTGAAGAGCTGCAGGGCGTGGTGCTGATCGGGGCTACCAACCGCCCCAACCTTGTCGATCCGGCACTGCTGCGTCCCGGCCGCTTCGACGAACTGGTCTATGTTTCGGTACCCGACATGCAAGGTCGTCGTCGGATATTGGCTATCCACACATCCAGGATGCCGCTGCACGAGGATGTCGACCTCAGCCGGATAGCGGAGGAAGCAGGGAATTTCACCGGTGCCGATCTGGAGGATCTGGTGCGTCGTGCAGGACTCTTTGCCTTGCGCGAAAATGGCCTGGACCAGGACCCCGAAGGTCTCAAGGTCACGATGAAGCATTTCACGCAGGCGCTCAAGGCGTCGCGTTCATCGGTGACACCGGAGATGATAGAGGAATATTCCAAGATTGAAGCGACATTGAAGCAGCGGGCAATGGAGGTCGACCCGATCGGCTTTGTGACGCCCGGCATGCTGACCCCCACCAAGCAGAGGAAGCACGGATGA
- a CDS encoding LysR substrate-binding domain-containing protein, protein MRRLPPLRSLEAFAQVARLGSAKAAAAELSLSPSALSRRIAALEDFMGKKLFRRQKQLLTLNRDGEALYKSVGPTLDLLTDAVHAHMDSSRTMRLRLGVLPLFGSQRLFPKLPELRQLYPLLHIDIDTSGHAEERLGDSLDAAIVLTDTIPDGLHAVQLDDNYVFAIASTDLAAQLGETPSADMLANQTFLIHNDMADSFTAWKNEIGMPQLQPSAIDHFDSGPLMLEAAAQGLGIAIMHDNHLDRAHDPRLARLYTVEVKSPYSYWFICRPAALETRAVRLFHDWLVKAGL, encoded by the coding sequence ATGCGCAGATTGCCACCCTTGCGGTCACTCGAGGCCTTTGCCCAGGTTGCACGGCTGGGATCGGCCAAGGCAGCAGCGGCCGAATTGTCGCTGTCACCCTCGGCGCTCAGCCGGCGCATCGCCGCGCTTGAGGACTTTATGGGCAAGAAGCTGTTCCGTCGCCAGAAGCAGCTGCTAACGCTCAACCGCGATGGTGAGGCGCTGTACAAGAGCGTCGGCCCGACACTCGATCTGCTCACCGATGCGGTGCATGCCCATATGGACAGCAGCCGCACCATGCGGCTCAGGCTCGGCGTGCTGCCGCTGTTCGGCAGCCAGCGGCTATTCCCCAAATTGCCCGAACTGCGCCAGCTCTATCCGCTGCTGCATATCGATATCGATACATCGGGCCATGCCGAGGAGCGGCTGGGCGACAGCCTCGATGCCGCCATCGTGCTCACCGATACCATTCCTGACGGACTGCATGCGGTGCAGCTCGACGACAATTATGTCTTTGCCATCGCCTCGACCGATCTGGCGGCGCAGCTCGGCGAAACACCTTCGGCGGACATGCTCGCGAACCAGACCTTCCTGATTCACAATGACATGGCCGACTCGTTTACTGCCTGGAAGAACGAGATCGGCATGCCGCAGCTCCAGCCCAGCGCCATCGATCATTTCGACAGCGGCCCGCTGATGCTCGAGGCAGCAGCGCAGGGGCTGGGTATCGCGATCATGCACGACAATCATCTCGACCGCGCCCATGATCCGCGTCTGGCACGGCTCTATACGGTCGAGGTCAAGAGCCCCTATAGCTACTGGTTTATCTGCCGCCCCGCCGCGCTGGAGACCCGCGCAGTTCGACTATTCCATGACTGGCTCGTCAAGGCTGGCCTCTAA
- a CDS encoding peptidylprolyl isomerase, with product MADNTLTLTLDSGDVVIKLRPDLAPNHVARITELAREGFYDGVRFHRVIDGFMAQGGCPHGTGTGSSEKPDLEQEFNSEPHVRGTCSMARTMDPNSANSQFFICFDDAEFLDGQYTVWGQVTIGMEHVDALPKGEPPANPGVIQKAVVG from the coding sequence ATGGCTGACAATACCCTGACGCTTACCCTGGATAGCGGTGATGTGGTGATCAAGCTGCGCCCCGATCTTGCCCCCAATCATGTTGCCCGCATCACCGAGCTGGCGCGCGAAGGCTTTTATGACGGAGTCAGGTTCCACCGGGTGATTGACGGCTTCATGGCTCAGGGCGGATGTCCGCACGGCACCGGTACCGGTAGTTCCGAAAAGCCTGATCTGGAGCAGGAGTTCAACAGCGAACCGCATGTTCGCGGCACCTGTTCCATGGCCCGCACCATGGATCCGAACAGCGCCAACAGCCAGTTCTTCATCTGTTTCGATGATGCCGAATTTCTCGACGGCCAATATACCGTCTGGGGCCAGGTCACCATCGGCATGGAGCATGTCGACGCGCTGCCAAAGGGCGAACCGCCGGCAAATCCGGGCGTGATCCAGAAAGCCGTGGTGGGGTGA
- the mgtE gene encoding magnesium transporter has product MIEQRDLAPEQLDSENRLDEENRLKPGYVRRVLASLDDGVDESTYDLVEPLHPADVADLFELIDNENRPALASAITDLLGADVLAELNDYVREDIIEFLPAEQVAELAGQLETDDAVAIIEDLDAADQQAVLEELEPEDRAAIEDALTYPEESAGRLMQRDLVAVPEHMTVGQLLDYLREHTELSTEFWEIFVVDPGHHPVGTCQLSWIMRTPRDVQLSDVMKREQTLIPTDMDQEEVALRFQKYALISAAVVDESGRLVGQITVDDIIHIVQEEAGEDILRLSGAGEGDINQPIIESYSSRVRWLVANLGTAVVASAIIAFFGGAIEQMVALAVLMPIVASIGGNAGTQTMAVAVRALAMNQLTQSNTARIILRELRVAALNGLTIAVLIGMATGLIFANPMLGGVIALAMVINVIIAGLAGVLVPVVLDRMEQDPAVASSVFVTMITDSMGFFAFLGLAVASGLVSL; this is encoded by the coding sequence ATGATCGAGCAGCGTGATCTTGCCCCGGAACAGCTGGACAGCGAAAACCGGCTGGACGAGGAAAACCGGCTCAAGCCCGGCTATGTCCGCCGTGTCCTGGCCTCGCTCGACGATGGCGTGGACGAATCGACCTATGATCTGGTCGAGCCGCTGCACCCGGCTGATGTCGCTGACCTGTTCGAGCTGATCGACAATGAGAACCGTCCGGCGTTAGCCAGCGCGATCACCGATCTGCTCGGTGCCGATGTGCTGGCTGAACTCAATGATTATGTCCGTGAGGACATTATCGAATTCCTCCCCGCCGAACAGGTGGCGGAGCTTGCCGGACAGCTGGAGACCGATGATGCGGTGGCGATCATCGAGGATCTCGACGCCGCCGATCAGCAGGCGGTGCTCGAAGAGCTGGAGCCGGAAGACCGCGCCGCGATCGAGGACGCGCTCACCTATCCCGAGGAGAGCGCGGGCCGACTGATGCAGCGCGACCTGGTCGCCGTGCCCGAACATATGACCGTCGGCCAGCTGCTCGACTATCTGCGCGAACATACCGAGCTGAGCACCGAATTCTGGGAAATCTTCGTTGTCGACCCCGGCCATCACCCGGTCGGTACCTGCCAGCTCAGCTGGATCATGCGCACGCCGCGGGATGTGCAGCTCAGCGATGTGATGAAGCGCGAGCAGACGCTGATCCCGACCGATATGGATCAGGAGGAAGTGGCGCTGCGGTTCCAGAAATATGCCCTGATATCCGCCGCCGTAGTCGATGAATCGGGCCGACTGGTCGGCCAGATCACCGTTGATGACATTATCCATATCGTCCAGGAAGAAGCGGGCGAGGATATTTTGCGCCTTTCCGGTGCCGGTGAAGGCGACATCAACCAGCCGATCATCGAAAGCTATTCCAGCCGGGTGCGCTGGCTGGTGGCCAATCTGGGCACCGCCGTGGTCGCCAGCGCGATTATCGCGTTTTTCGGCGGCGCCATCGAGCAGATGGTCGCACTCGCAGTGCTGATGCCGATTGTCGCCTCGATCGGCGGCAATGCCGGCACCCAGACCATGGCGGTGGCAGTACGCGCGCTGGCGATGAACCAGCTGACCCAGTCGAACACCGCGCGCATCATCCTGCGCGAGCTGCGGGTCGCGGCGCTCAATGGTCTTACCATCGCGGTGCTGATCGGCATGGCGACCGGTCTGATTTTCGCCAATCCGATGCTTGGCGGAGTGATTGCGCTGGCGATGGTGATCAATGTCATCATCGCCGGGCTGGCCGGCGTGCTGGTTCCGGTGGTGCTCGACCGGATGGAACAGGACCCGGCAGTTGCCTCATCGGTATTCGTTACCATGATTACCGACTCGATGGGATTTTTCGCCTTTCTTGGCCTCGCCGTGGCCAGCGGACTGGTCAGCCTGTAA
- a CDS encoding DUF3857 domain-containing protein: MPSYPRLTALAIALAAAALPVAMTPAMALPIAAPAVATTDDSSEELLLAPIPAWVEVADIPDQTDATLGLAMSEALHSDQYLITDTGGITYQRLVTRISDRSALESQGTVSIEWVPGRSVAMVHHLKIIRGDTVIDILQKQDGFATFQREANLAEGIIDGQVTASIQIEDLRVGDVIDFAHSIETAYSPMTGHYQTWHYFTGRTRADRLIQRIVWPKDREIFLDLGEDLPEMPETSERGYRVRKFSTDNVDWEEMPDNLMSRYYRSRGFLLSTFRSWEELSGAFLPVYEAAMTIPDSGPLRDYVETVRALDLSRKETTERVLQMVQTDIRYVGNFQGLGNYTPVSAQSVWDSRFGDCKGKTVLLTAILRELGVDATPVMVHTNGNDALEDTIVMPGWFNHVFVRARIDGQTYWLDGTRQDDSSLDRLPPVFYDYAVPLEAGAGLIALTDDRYDRPQQELVLEMDARAGLDRLTPITMTVNFYDDNALSLARNMENMTEADRAKILTDLASKSEENDIRFRDFDVQFDIKGKYARMVFTGEADLVWGDAQDFRELDLKQFNIGRNFYSERDDEDYRDVPLFTGASYKAVRVELQLPEGTKAVRINGGNYDRTIGPAHYFRSFESEGNIVRGYMSTNIRRSEYLPAEAKRWDEESDKLFEDSVSVAVFNGSSDAAIRFATYDDAIAEAQSLAQNDDIGAALAMLDPLIASDPNQVDLLVARGAIGDDMGRRERDLLRALLLDPYNMGALRAASELYIAQDNRSLSRKMLDRMLNKDEDDAWAKEQREALRLRAIDDEERREAVVAASPSS; this comes from the coding sequence ATGCCGTCCTATCCGCGCCTGACCGCTCTAGCCATCGCGCTCGCTGCTGCAGCGCTGCCTGTGGCGATGACGCCTGCCATGGCGCTGCCAATAGCGGCCCCTGCGGTGGCGACGACCGATGACAGCAGCGAAGAATTGCTGCTCGCGCCGATCCCCGCTTGGGTCGAGGTGGCGGATATTCCGGACCAGACCGACGCGACGCTCGGGCTGGCGATGAGTGAGGCGTTGCACAGCGACCAATATCTCATCACCGATACCGGCGGCATTACCTATCAGCGACTGGTGACCCGGATCAGCGACCGTTCAGCACTCGAATCACAGGGCACGGTCTCGATCGAATGGGTGCCCGGACGATCGGTGGCGATGGTCCATCATCTCAAGATCATACGCGGCGACACGGTGATCGACATTTTGCAGAAGCAGGATGGCTTTGCGACCTTCCAGCGCGAGGCCAATCTTGCCGAGGGAATTATCGACGGACAGGTCACCGCATCGATCCAGATCGAGGATCTGCGCGTCGGCGACGTGATCGATTTCGCACACAGCATCGAGACTGCCTATTCGCCGATGACCGGCCATTATCAGACCTGGCATTATTTCACCGGCCGCACCCGCGCCGACCGGCTGATACAGCGCATTGTCTGGCCAAAGGACCGGGAGATATTCCTTGATCTCGGCGAAGACCTGCCTGAAATGCCGGAAACCAGCGAACGCGGCTATCGTGTGCGCAAATTCTCCACCGACAATGTCGACTGGGAGGAGATGCCCGACAATCTGATGTCGCGCTATTATCGCAGCCGGGGTTTCCTGCTCTCGACATTCCGCAGCTGGGAGGAGCTCTCCGGCGCCTTTCTGCCGGTCTATGAAGCGGCGATGACAATCCCCGATAGCGGGCCGCTGCGCGACTATGTCGAGACGGTCAGGGCGCTGGATCTGAGCCGGAAGGAAACGACCGAGCGAGTGCTGCAAATGGTCCAGACCGACATACGCTATGTCGGCAACTTTCAGGGCCTGGGCAATTACACTCCGGTATCGGCACAATCGGTTTGGGACAGTCGCTTTGGCGACTGCAAGGGCAAGACGGTGCTGCTCACCGCGATCCTGCGCGAACTCGGCGTGGATGCGACGCCGGTGATGGTGCATACCAATGGCAATGATGCGCTGGAAGATACCATCGTCATGCCCGGATGGTTCAACCATGTCTTTGTCCGTGCCCGTATAGACGGCCAGACTTACTGGCTCGACGGCACCCGTCAGGATGATAGCAGCCTCGACCGCCTGCCACCGGTTTTCTACGATTATGCGGTTCCGCTCGAGGCCGGTGCCGGGCTGATCGCGCTTACCGACGACCGTTATGACAGGCCGCAACAGGAACTGGTGCTCGAGATGGATGCAAGGGCCGGGCTCGACCGGCTCACCCCGATTACCATGACGGTCAACTTTTATGACGACAATGCCCTGTCTCTGGCCCGCAACATGGAGAATATGACCGAGGCCGACCGCGCAAAGATTCTCACCGATCTGGCTTCAAAAAGCGAAGAGAACGATATCCGCTTCCGCGATTTCGATGTCCAGTTCGATATCAAGGGCAAATATGCCCGTATGGTGTTCACCGGTGAGGCCGATCTGGTCTGGGGCGATGCTCAGGATTTCCGCGAGCTGGACCTGAAACAGTTCAACATTGGCCGCAATTTCTATTCCGAACGCGATGATGAAGACTATCGCGACGTGCCACTGTTCACCGGCGCCAGCTATAAGGCGGTGCGCGTGGAACTGCAGTTGCCCGAAGGCACCAAGGCGGTGCGTATCAATGGCGGCAATTATGATCGCACCATCGGCCCGGCACATTATTTCCGCAGCTTTGAGAGCGAGGGCAATATCGTGCGCGGCTATATGTCGACCAATATTCGTCGCAGCGAATATCTCCCCGCCGAAGCCAAGCGCTGGGATGAGGAAAGCGACAAACTGTTCGAGGACAGCGTCTCCGTCGCCGTGTTCAACGGCAGTAGCGATGCGGCGATACGCTTTGCCACCTATGACGATGCGATTGCCGAGGCCCAGTCGCTGGCGCAGAATGATGATATTGGCGCGGCGCTGGCCATGCTTGACCCGCTGATTGCCAGCGACCCCAATCAGGTCGACCTGCTGGTGGCGCGCGGCGCCATTGGCGATGATATGGGGCGGCGTGAGCGCGATCTTCTGCGCGCGCTGTTGCTCGATCCTTATAATATGGGCGCCCTGCGCGCCGCTTCAGAACTCTATATCGCACAGGATAATCGCAGCCTTAGCCGCAAGATGCTCGACCGCATGCTCAACAAGGACGAGGATGACGCCTGGGCCAAGGAACAGCGCGAGGCGCTGCGGCTGCGAGCGATCGATGATGAGGAACGCCGTGAGGCGGTTGTCGCCGCTTCGCCATCCTCCTGA